In the Sulfobacillus thermosulfidooxidans DSM 9293 genome, CATGCATTATACGCGGTTTATTGGTCTAGCATTTCCATCACAGCCCTTTTAGTATCACTCTACCAGTTCTTTAGTATTCTTCCCGCGCGTGAGGTGATCATCCGTATTCTGCTCGGCATCGGGGTTGTCTATGCCGGAGGCTATGTATTTCTTCATGCCCTCATTTTTAGCACACAACAAATCCTTGCCGTGATCCACTACCCCGACACCTCCCAGCAGGTTCCCTGGGTTGTCCTGTCCTTGGGCCCTTGGATTGCTGGAATTAGTCTTGTAGGCGTTCTGACCTCAACATATTGGATTTGTGATCTTTTAGGCATTCTTGCTCTCCTCTTTTTTATTAGACAATTAGCCGTATCAGTAAACATATCCATGCGCATGGCCGCGATCGTGATTGGGATTGAGATCGTGCCGGTTCTCACCGTTTTGCTGTATTGGGCGTGGGCTAGAGGTTGGAATTTTTATCCTTTTTGGTAATGTGTTTGGTCTTATAGCGTGCGATTGTCCGATTCATTGCTTTTCATTGCTTGTCATAATGCACAATCATCATGCAATGCTGCTCGCCACAACTGTTGAGCCAATAGCCGATGTTCTTGCACCGCGGCAAGCAGATCCACCGTCACAATGCGCCCTTGGTCCACACGGACATCTCCGCCAATGACCACATAGTCGGCTTTTGTTGGTGCCGATAAGATCAATGTCTGTAGGGGATGAATGCCGCCAGAATGCTCGAGATCGTCGAGACGAAATAGTGCGATGTCCGCATTTCGTCCCGGCGCCAGTTCCCCAATGGCAGGCCAATTCAACACATCCCTGCCTCCGCGCGTCGCCATATAAAAGACATCGTCAATCCTCATATCCCTTACACCGTGGACAGCGCGGGCCAAAAACAGAGCTTGCCGCATTTCGGCTTGGAGATGAGAACTATCATTGGAAGCCGACCCATCCACACCCAGACCAACAGGAATATGAGCTTTTAAAAATTGAGAAACGGGAGCGACGCCGGACCCAAGACGCATATTGGAGCTCGGGCAATGAGCAATTCCGCTCTTAGCTTGGGCCAGTTTCTCCATTGTGATCGCATCCACATGGACCCCATGGGCAAACCACGCTCGTGCACTGAGCCATCCCCATTCTTCGAGCAAATCCGTTTGCGTTTTCTGATAATAATTCACAGCCCACGTGTCTTCGTCTTTCACTTCCCAGGCATGGGTATGCAGTCTCACCGCTAACTGTTCCGCCAAAATCGCCGATTCTTTCATTAACCGGGAAGATGCCGCTGGTACCGAAACCGGACCCAAAGCCACTTTGACCCAGGCCCCAGGACGGGGATCATGAAACTTGTTGACCAAGTCCTGCATACTGGTCAGGACATCATCTTCATCTTCTTTCAAATAATCAGGCGTGCGCCCCCCATTATTCTCGCCCAACGTCATCGCTCCCCGTGTGAGATAAAACCGCATCCCGAT is a window encoding:
- a CDS encoding amidohydrolase family protein, with amino-acid sequence MIAIEHIDCLYPGVGKPIRDAYILVKESYEGGTIAEIGCGDITRNKDIHRVINGTGCIAVPGLINTHHHLFQTMTRALATDHALFGWLDTLFPIWKNLTEDHIYYAALIGLGELLLSGCTTTSDHLYFVPQGQDAMRFFSASVEAAKTIGMRFYLTRGAMTLGENNGGRTPDYLKEDEDDVLTSMQDLVNKFHDPRPGAWVKVALGPVSVPAASSRLMKESAILAEQLAVRLHTHAWEVKDEDTWAVNYYQKTQTDLLEEWGWLSARAWFAHGVHVDAITMEKLAQAKSGIAHCPSSNMRLGSGVAPVSQFLKAHIPVGLGVDGSASNDSSHLQAEMRQALFLARAVHGVRDMRIDDVFYMATRGGRDVLNWPAIGELAPGRNADIALFRLDDLEHSGGIHPLQTLILSAPTKADYVVIGGDVRVDQGRIVTVDLLAAVQEHRLLAQQLWRAALHDDCAL